A single genomic interval of Bos indicus isolate NIAB-ARS_2022 breed Sahiwal x Tharparkar chromosome 5, NIAB-ARS_B.indTharparkar_mat_pri_1.0, whole genome shotgun sequence harbors:
- the LOC109558748 gene encoding LOW QUALITY PROTEIN: olfactory receptor 6C70-like (The sequence of the model RefSeq protein was modified relative to this genomic sequence to represent the inferred CDS: substituted 1 base at 1 genomic stop codon) — MRNHTKHTEFILLGLTDDSQLQILIFLFLLLNYTLSMIGNLTIITLTLLDSHLKTPVYFFLHNFSFLEISFTSACIPRFLITTVNREKMISHIGCMSQLFFYIFLGLTEFFLLVAMSXDRYVAICKPLHYTSIMSSTICHHLVLSSWATGFLVIFPPLILGLHLDFCDSNVIDHFICDISPILQLSCSDTHLLEMIAFLLAVIILVVTLLLVILSYSYIVKTILKFPSAQQKKKAFSTCSSHMIIVSITYGSCIFIYIKPSPNERITLSKGVAVLNTSIAPLLNPFIYTLRNQQVKQALRDVFRKIFSASDK, encoded by the coding sequence ATGAGGAACCATACAAAGCACACAGAGTTTATCCTTCTGGGACTGACAGATGATTCTCAGTTACAGAtcctaatttttttgtttctgcttctaaATTACACGTTGAGCATGATTGGAAACTTAACCATCATTACCCTCACTCTGTTGGATTCCCATCTCAAGACCCCAGTGTATTTCTTTCTCCATAATTTCTCTTTCCTGGAAATTTCATTCACAAGTGCTTGCATCCCCAGATTCCTAATCACCACTGTAAACAGAGAAAAGATGATTTCTCATATTGGTTGCATGTCTCAgttatttttttacatattcttGGGACTTACAGAATTTTTCCTTCTGGTGGCTATGTCCTAGGACCGTTACGTTGCCATTTGCAAGCCTTTGCATTATACATCCATCATGAGCAGCACAATTTGTCATCATCTGGTACTCAGTTCTTGGGCAACTGGATTCTTGGTTATTTTCCCTCCACTAATTTTGGGTCTTCACCTGGATTTCTGTGATTCAAATGTCATTGATCATTTCATTTGTGATATTTCTCCTATCCTACAACTTTCTTGCTCAGACACACATTTACTAGAAATGATTGCATTTTTATTAGCTGTAATAATCCTCGTGGTCACATTGCTATTGGTAATTCTTTCTTACTCTTATATCGTCAAGACAATTCTAAAATTTCCTTCagctcaacaaaagaaaaaagcctttTCTACCTGCTCTTCTCACATGATTATTGTATCCATCACTTATGGTAGTTGTATATTCATCTACATAAAGCCCTCACCAAATGAAAGGATCACTTTAAGCAAAGGAGTGGCTGTATTAAATACTTCAATTGCTCCTTTGTTGAACCCATTCATTTATACTCTGAGGAACCAGCAAGTTAAACAAGCCTTAAGAGATGTATTTAGAAAGATATTTTCTGCTTCAGACAAGTAA